From the genome of Burkholderia cepacia ATCC 25416:
TCATGTTCTGGATCACGCCCTGGCTCATCAGCAGCGCGGCGACGATCATCGACATCGGCACGAGCACGTACATCGTCACGCGCGTGAGGTCGACCCAGAAGTTGCCGATGGTCTGCGCGGTATGACGCGCGAAGCCGCGGATCAGCGCGATCACGACGACGATGCCGGTCGCCGCCGACAGGAAGTTCTGCACGGTCAGGCCGAGCATCTGCGTCAGGTAGCTGACGGTCTGCTCGGGCGTGTAATCCTGCCAGTTCGTGTTGGTGACGAAGCTGACGGCCGTGTTGAACGCGCCGTCGACCGTCATCGCGCCGAATTGCTGCGGGTTGCCGGGCAGGAAGCCCTGCAGGCGCAGCAGGCCGTAGAGGAACAGCGCGCCGAGCGCGTTGAACGCGATCGTCGCGATCGCGTACTGCTTCCAGTTCATCTCGCTGCCGGCGTCGACGCCGGCAATGCGGTACAGCGCGCGCTCGAGCGGCCCGAACACGCGCACGACGCGCGAACTGCCGTCCATCACGGCGGACAGGTAGCGCGCGACCGGCACGGCCGCCGCCAGCAGCACGACGACGAAGAGCAGCGTCTGAAACAGGTTGTTCGCGTTCATTCGATGTCCTCCGCGCGCAGCAGCGCAAAGACGAGATACGCGAACAGCAGTGCCGTCGAGGCGCCCGCCAGCCAGAGCATCCAGGTCATGCTCGCCCCCCGCGACCGTATTGCACGAGCTTGTCGCAACCGGCAACCAAACCGAGGATCAGCGTGGTGAAGAGCACCAGTGCGCCGATGAAAACCCCATCCATTTTTCTGTTCTCCATCGTCGAAATCAGACGACTAGAACCTTATGGGAACGCACGTAAAGGACGGGTCAAAGGTATCGGGGCGGGTATAAAAAACGTGTAAACGCGGGCGGCGGAACGGCGGGCGGAACGACGGGCAGGACGGGCGACACGCCGGTGCCGCCCGCCGGGAGGGCGTGCCGACATGATGCCGGCACGAAGGGATGTATCAGGGAACGAGGATCGTCGAGCCGGTGGTGTTGCGCGACTCGAGGTCGGCATGCGCGCGGCCGACTTCCGCGAGCGGATAGCGCTGGTTGATGCTGGTTTTCACCTTGCCCGACAGGATCACGTCGAACAGCTCGGCGGCCGCGGATTCGAGATCGGCGCGCTTCGCGATGTACGAGAACAGCGTCGGCCGCGTGAAGAACAGCGAGCCGCGCGACGAGAACTCCTTCGAATCGATCGCCGGCAGCGGGCCCGACGCGTTGCCGAAGCTGACGAAGTAGCCGAGCGGCGCGAGGCAGTCGAGCGAGCCGATGTAGGTGTCCTTGCCGATCGAGTCGTAGACGACGGGCACGCCCGCGCCGTTCGTGATCTCCTTCACGCGCTGTGTGAAGTTCTCGCGCGTGTAGACGATCGGATGGTCGCAACCGTGCGCCTTCGCGAGCGCGGCTTTCTCGTCGGAGCCGACCGTGCCGATCACGGTCGCGCCGAGCGCCTTCGCCCATTGGCACACCAGCAGGCCGACGCCGCCGGCCGCCGCGTGGATCAGGATCGTGTCGCCGGCCTTCACCGGGTACGTGCGGCGCAGCAGGTAGTGCGCGGTCAGGCCCTGCAGCATCACCGACGCCGCGTCGTCGTAGCTGATGCCGTCCGGCAGCTTCACGAGCCGCTCGGCCGGCATCACGCGCTCCTGCGCATACGCGCCCGGCGGCTGCCCGACGTACGCGACGCGGTCGCCCGCCTTGAGCGCGGTCACGCCTTCGCCGACGGCCGTCACCTCGCCCGCCGCCTCCATCCCGAGACCGCCGGGCAGCGGCTGCGAATAAAGGCCGGTGCGGAAATACACGTCGATGTAGTTGAGCCCGACCGCGTGCTGCCGAATGCGGACTTCACCCGCCTTCGGCTCGCCGACCTCGACATCGACCCACTTCATCACGTCCGGGCCGCCCGGCTGGTCGTATCGGATTGCTTTCGGCATCGTTTCGCTCCTCTTCTGTCTGTCGGTCAGGGAAAAATCCGGGTCGCCGATGCCCGGGCCGGTCGGTTCATGCGGGAACCGGCCGGCGGGTGCGCGTCGCGACGCACGATTCTCGCGCGTCGCCGCGGTCCGTGCATGGCCCTGCCGACAGCATGGGCAATCGGGCGGCATCGCCAAGCAAAATCGTACCGGTCGCCACATCGTCACGTGGGAATCAACGAAGTATTGCGCGACGCCTTCTAGCGGATCGATGGTGGCGCCTACCGTCGTCCGGGAAAGCGGGTTGGTCAAGCAACAGGACTTGTGATGCAAGAACGGGGATCAGGCTTATTTCCTGACGGACAGTCAGGGAAGAAGTGAGTCTGCCCCTGTTATCGGGACTATCTCTTTTCATCTATCGCTTGATGTCTGGCAACTGACGAGGAATGAGCTTGATTCCCCGGATCAAGTTCACAAGTGATGTCGTAATTCCCTCCTGCAACAAAGCAGCGGATAGGGAAGTACTTCCACACAAGACCGCTTGTTGATTGGTCACGCAGAAACCCGCGCTGCTCTGCGACGGATTTTTCTCTGAAATTGCCATCAAGACGTACCCCCTCGTGGCCCCGTTCTTTATATTCCAGACAACCAACTTTGGATCCTTCCGTCGCGAAGCCTCCTTTGATAACGACCAAGTTCCTTCTCGCGAATATTTAACGATATTTTCATTACCCCCCATTACACCATCCAAATCATCATTATCGTCATTTTCGCAGCCGAGCGTAAGTGCTACAGTGACTGGCGGTTGAATATCAGATAGCCGAGTCACATATGTTGCATACTCATCTCTAGCATAGCGAAGATAATACTCTGCCGTATCTGGCTCGTTGTCGACGGTAAAGTGGCAGTTTCCTACGCTATGGCTCTCACCCTGTCCATCAGAGCCCAGCGGCAATATCTGCGCATCCGTCGACAACACTCCATTCGAGTAGACCGGTGCCGACACGATCATGGCAACAAAGACCGCAAGAAGCATTTTCATGGACACCTCCTCCGAAAGTCCTGCGGATACGGGTCGTTTGTGCCATCCGGCTGTGGAAACTGGACATCATCCGCCAGTACTACAAGTGCATTCGCATACGAAGTGCATCGATCAACGTATCCGTTATACGTTCTACCCGGAATGTCGACAAATCTGGGATAGTTGATGGAGGCTCCTACTTTACGGAAGCTCTCATTGAAGTAGTAGGCCTTTTCTCCAGCATTCGTTCGCGCAACCCCTCTCTGCAAAGGAAGCGTCGCATCTGCATATCGTGACGCCCCCATCCAAGACCAATACACCCCGGCACTCTGGGTCGCGTCGTCAGGATTCGTTGCGACAGCATCTCGCAACACGATCATGTTTTCCGGCATTTGAATAATGGCGTCGGTCAAATGCACGTTGTTGCGTGTTCTCTGCACTTCACCGACCGCCGTTCGCAGGCGAGATTTGAGTCCATCATCAATCCGTCTGCCTCTGAACGCCCAATATTCAATGTAATTTTCTGGCCAGGTGAGTTGCAGGAATCCTCTGCCATCCCAAGGAGAATACCGCTCCGACCGATTCATCTCATGCAGCTTCTGCAACCACCAAGTTTCTTGAGTTGCGTTTGCATAGAACGCGGCCATTCTTTCTGGCGTATCTATCGCATATTTTCTATGCATCAGATTCAAGCACGTGCGATAGGTGGCGATGTTTATCTCAGCACTAAGTCCACTCTGTCGGTTGCGCACGGTCATGCTGGGAGACTCGAAAAAATAGGATGCGCCCTGCTGCCGGATGATGTCCATCGGCAGCAACTGACGCATCTCACTGTCACTCAGCCATCTACATTTGCAGAATGACCGAATAAACTTCATCGGATGAAAGTGATAATGCTCTTTATCCAGTGTCAGTCCTTTCGCCACCGCGTCCTCCCAAAACGCCAAGGCCTGGTGATGACGTTTGAGCCTTTCATACGCCGGGTCGCCCAGACACATCGGGAACAGAATATTGGCGACCGGGTTCTGCCCTTCGACACCTTTCAGCCAGTCCCAGCGCGTGTCGAAATCGTCCCCTGCCCATTCGCTGGGCATCTTGACCACGCAGTAGCTCAAGCGCTCGCGCATTTCGCCCGTCTGCGCTTTAGCGTAGGCGCGAATCAGCCGACCACGATGCTGGGTAGCGGCGTCGATGACCGTGGCGACACCTTGCGACGCTTCGCCGGAGCCGGGCTCCGGGACGGGATGCTGCGTTCGGGGGCGGGGCTCGATCAGATCGAGTAACTGCATCGAGTCGCAACGGCTGTTGCCGTCGGTATCGTCGTCGATAAAGGTCCAGCCTTGCCAATGGGGAAAGTCGGCGTCGCTGTAAGCCTTCGTGCCGGCACAATTGAGGTCGACGAAGGCGGTCGTGCTCCCGTCGAGCGCGATCTT
Proteins encoded in this window:
- the kdpF gene encoding K(+)-transporting ATPase subunit F is translated as MTWMLWLAGASTALLFAYLVFALLRAEDIE
- a CDS encoding quinone oxidoreductase family protein, producing MPKAIRYDQPGGPDVMKWVDVEVGEPKAGEVRIRQHAVGLNYIDVYFRTGLYSQPLPGGLGMEAAGEVTAVGEGVTALKAGDRVAYVGQPPGAYAQERVMPAERLVKLPDGISYDDAASVMLQGLTAHYLLRRTYPVKAGDTILIHAAAGGVGLLVCQWAKALGATVIGTVGSDEKAALAKAHGCDHPIVYTRENFTQRVKEITNGAGVPVVYDSIGKDTYIGSLDCLAPLGYFVSFGNASGPLPAIDSKEFSSRGSLFFTRPTLFSYIAKRADLESAAAELFDVILSGKVKTSINQRYPLAEVGRAHADLESRNTTGSTILVP
- a CDS encoding M23 family metallopeptidase, whose protein sequence is MLVSFPFLRVPKPRTDDDQNDGTFGLGEKSGKGAFPVSHQFGWHGGVHLVAPGGDANPEPVRAIADGEIVYARPSAPKPKTTPTGEERDANPLYYYAGWTSNGVVILKHRTEIGEGVEVVFYSIYQHLSTVAKADWKSGDKVYRKDPIGKAGDIYGKSNRIHFEIVADKANVERLMGRSEGKLEVAEGRRSCVWGDMHIVIPAGVPLYAVNPRTETRKYVVRAFNSTVGAANDTLESVAQRFRTTPARILALNGKTEAQAGDWWPKVTGAYQIAMASATKRPPLPTDAQRTIRVPAVYGAAAATPPDDLTAEVWAQWTVQPIGRTREVLIVTLSEARGDITLITRDVTGERRGNVSEPQGGYNLYKTAVDTYPGCPSAGYEMLRFGRILGPDAPAATDLHEGRLPHFRKIALDGSTTAFVDLNCAGTKAYSDADFPHWQGWTFIDDDTDGNSRCDSMQLLDLIEPRPRTQHPVPEPGSGEASQGVATVIDAATQHRGRLIRAYAKAQTGEMRERLSYCVVKMPSEWAGDDFDTRWDWLKGVEGQNPVANILFPMCLGDPAYERLKRHHQALAFWEDAVAKGLTLDKEHYHFHPMKFIRSFCKCRWLSDSEMRQLLPMDIIRQQGASYFFESPSMTVRNRQSGLSAEINIATYRTCLNLMHRKYAIDTPERMAAFYANATQETWWLQKLHEMNRSERYSPWDGRGFLQLTWPENYIEYWAFRGRRIDDGLKSRLRTAVGEVQRTRNNVHLTDAIIQMPENMIVLRDAVATNPDDATQSAGVYWSWMGASRYADATLPLQRGVARTNAGEKAYYFNESFRKVGASINYPRFVDIPGRTYNGYVDRCTSYANALVVLADDVQFPQPDGTNDPYPQDFRRRCP